In Zunongwangia profunda SM-A87, the following proteins share a genomic window:
- a CDS encoding cytochrome c oxidase subunit II, producing MTVFLVIIVLALLAVTGWQISKIFELSKSPDADTSQVANNKDNENQGKLMMGFAVFLYLLMFYCFWTFTNVTLPDAASEHGGKYDNLMLISMLLIMFVQIVTQALLHYFAYKYRGAKGKRALFYADNDKLEFIWTIIPVIVLAGLIIYGLFTWNDIMSVNEDEDPLVIELYAQQFSWTARYAGEDNTLGKANVRFIEGINALGVDKEDSYGQDDKIVRELHLPVNRPVLFKLRSQDVLHSAYFPHFRAQMNVVPGMITQFGFTPTVTTEEMRNSDDMVDKVERINDIRKDNGDDSYEFDYFLLCNKICGQAHYNMQMKVIVESEADYEAWLAEQSTFGESMSEE from the coding sequence ATGACCGTATTTTTAGTAATCATAGTATTAGCACTTCTTGCTGTAACGGGATGGCAGATTTCAAAAATATTTGAATTGTCAAAATCGCCTGATGCAGATACCTCTCAGGTAGCTAACAACAAGGATAACGAGAACCAGGGTAAATTAATGATGGGGTTTGCCGTTTTCCTATATCTTTTAATGTTTTACTGTTTTTGGACTTTTACGAATGTAACTCTTCCGGATGCAGCTTCAGAGCATGGAGGGAAATATGACAATCTAATGTTGATCTCAATGTTATTGATCATGTTTGTTCAGATTGTTACTCAGGCTTTATTGCATTATTTTGCTTATAAGTATAGAGGCGCTAAAGGTAAAAGAGCATTGTTCTATGCAGATAATGATAAGTTGGAATTTATCTGGACCATTATTCCTGTAATTGTTTTAGCAGGTTTAATTATCTATGGTTTATTTACATGGAATGATATAATGAGTGTTAATGAAGATGAGGACCCATTGGTTATCGAGCTTTATGCACAGCAGTTTAGCTGGACGGCAAGATATGCCGGAGAGGATAATACATTGGGTAAAGCAAATGTTAGATTCATTGAAGGAATAAATGCTTTGGGTGTGGATAAAGAAGATTCTTATGGGCAGGACGATAAGATAGTGAGAGAGTTACACTTACCGGTAAATAGACCAGTGTTGTTTAAATTAAGATCACAGGACGTTTTACACTCCGCGTATTTTCCACATTTTAGAGCGCAAATGAATGTTGTTCCTGGGATGATTACTCAGTTTGGATTTACACCAACGGTAACTACAGAAGAAATGAGGAATAGTGATGATATGGTTGATAAGGTAGAACGTATCAATGATATCAGAAAGGATAACGGAGATGATTCTTACGAGTTTGATTATTTCTTGCTATGTAACAAAATTTGTGGACAGGCGCATTACAATATGCAGATGAAGGTAATAGTAGAGTCTGAAGCCGATTATGAAGCATGGTTAGCCGAACAATCTACTTTTGGGGAATCAATGTCTGAGGAATAA
- a CDS encoding cytochrome c oxidase subunit I translates to MSAVVNAPAHDHHEDHGHHHKQTFISKYIFSFDHKMVAKQFLITGLLMGIVGIGMSILFRIQLAWPEQSFAIFEALLGKWAPDGVMTPNIYLALVTIHGTIMVFFVLTAGLSGTFSNLLIPLQIGARDMASGFMNMLSYWLFFIACVIMLCSLFVEAGPASSGWTIYPPLSALPQAIGGSGMGMTLWLVSMALFIASQLLGGINYIVTVINLRTKGMSMTRLPLTIWAFFVTAILGLVSFPVLLSAALLLIMDRSFGTSFFLSDIFLDGEVLSHHGGSPVLFEHLFWFLGHPEVYIVILPALGITSEVVATNSRKPIFGYRAMIASILAIGFLSTIVWGHHMFVSGMNPFLGSVFTFTTLLIAIPSAVKAFNYITTLWKGNLQMNPGMLFSIGLVSTFITGGLTGIILGDSTLDINVHDTYFVVAHFHLVMGISALYGLFAGVYHWFPKMFGRMMNKNLGYIHFWVTAVGAYGVFFPMHFLGMAGLPRRYYTNTYFPYFDDLADINVIVTVCAIVTALVQIVFIYNFFSSMFYGKKATMNPWKSNTLEWTTPVEHIHGNWPGELPVVYRWAYDYSKTNADGEYVIKGQDYVPQTVPMQENEEDLHH, encoded by the coding sequence ATGTCAGCAGTAGTAAACGCACCAGCTCACGATCACCACGAGGATCACGGACATCATCATAAGCAAACGTTTATATCAAAGTATATTTTTAGCTTTGATCATAAAATGGTTGCTAAGCAGTTCCTTATTACAGGTTTATTGATGGGAATTGTAGGAATTGGAATGTCTATCTTGTTTAGAATTCAATTAGCTTGGCCAGAGCAGTCTTTCGCTATATTTGAAGCTTTACTGGGTAAATGGGCGCCAGACGGTGTGATGACACCCAATATTTATCTAGCATTGGTAACTATTCACGGTACCATCATGGTATTCTTTGTGCTTACTGCAGGATTAAGTGGTACGTTTAGTAACCTCCTTATTCCACTGCAAATCGGTGCGCGCGATATGGCTTCAGGATTTATGAACATGTTATCCTACTGGTTGTTTTTCATAGCTTGTGTGATAATGCTTTGTTCACTATTTGTAGAAGCAGGACCGGCCTCTTCAGGTTGGACTATTTATCCACCATTAAGTGCCCTTCCACAGGCCATTGGAGGTTCTGGAATGGGGATGACGCTTTGGTTAGTTTCTATGGCACTGTTTATCGCTTCTCAGTTACTGGGTGGTATTAACTATATTGTTACTGTTATTAACCTTAGGACTAAAGGAATGTCTATGACCAGACTGCCGTTAACTATTTGGGCCTTCTTTGTAACTGCTATCTTAGGTTTGGTTTCGTTCCCGGTATTATTATCTGCGGCCTTATTACTTATTATGGATAGAAGTTTTGGTACTTCGTTCTTTTTAAGTGATATTTTCTTAGATGGGGAAGTGCTTAGTCACCACGGTGGTTCACCAGTTCTTTTTGAGCATTTATTCTGGTTCCTGGGTCACCCAGAGGTATACATTGTAATCCTTCCAGCACTTGGTATTACTTCAGAGGTTGTGGCTACCAACTCTCGTAAACCAATCTTTGGATACCGTGCAATGATCGCTTCGATATTGGCGATTGGTTTCCTTTCAACCATAGTATGGGGGCACCATATGTTCGTGTCTGGTATGAACCCATTCTTAGGATCGGTATTTACATTTACTACATTATTGATTGCCATCCCTTCTGCGGTAAAAGCTTTCAACTATATTACAACGTTATGGAAGGGTAACCTCCAAATGAACCCTGGTATGCTATTCTCTATAGGATTAGTATCAACATTTATTACTGGTGGTTTAACAGGTATTATTCTTGGGGATTCAACATTAGATATTAACGTTCATGATACGTACTTTGTGGTGGCTCACTTCCACTTGGTAATGGGTATATCTGCATTGTATGGTCTTTTTGCCGGCGTTTATCACTGGTTCCCAAAGATGTTTGGTCGTATGATGAATAAAAATCTTGGGTATATCCACTTTTGGGTGACAGCGGTAGGAGCTTACGGAGTTTTCTTCCCTATGCATTTCCTTGGTATGGCCGGTCTTCCAAGACGTTATTATACAAATACCTATTTCCCATATTTTGATGATCTTGCAGATATCAACGTGATCGTAACAGTATGTGCTATCGTAACTGCACTGGTGCAAATAGTGTTTATTTATAATTTCTTTAGTTCCATGTTCTACGGTAAGAAAGCTACAATGAACCCTTGGAAATCGAATACACTGGAATGGACAACTCCGGTAGAGCATATCCATGGTAACTGGCCAGGAGAACTTCCTGTGGTTTATCGTTGGGCTTACGATTACAGTAAGACGAATGCGGATGGAGAGTACGTGATAAAAGGGCAGGATTACGTGCCACAAACGGTGCCGATGCAGGAAAATGAAGAAGATTTACATCATTAA